The Prionailurus viverrinus isolate Anna unplaced genomic scaffold, UM_Priviv_1.0 scaffold_35, whole genome shotgun sequence genome window below encodes:
- the NGFR gene encoding tumor necrosis factor receptor superfamily member 16, whose translation MGAGAAGCAMDGPRPLLLLLPLLLGVSLGGAKEACPTGLFTHSGECCKACNLGEGVAQPCGANQTVCEPCLDSVTFSDVVSATEPCKPCTECVGLQSMSAPCVEADDAVCRCAYGYYQDETTGRCEACRVCEAGSGLVFSCQDRQNTVCEECPDGTYSDEANHVDPCLPCTVCEDTERQLRECTRWADAECEEIPGRWITRSTPSEGSDSTVPSTEEPEVPPEQDLIASTVADVVTTVMGSSQPVVTRGTADNLIPVYCSILAAVVVGLVAYIAFKRWNSCKQDKQGANSRPVNQTPPPEGEKLHSDSGISVDSQSLHDQQSHTQTAAGQALKGDGGLYSSLPSAKREEVEKLLNGSAGDTWRHLAGELGYQPEHIDSFTREACPARALLASWAAQDSATLDALLAALRRIQRADIVESLCSESTATSPV comes from the exons ATGGGGGCAGGTGCCGCGGGCTGCGCCATGGACGGGCCGCgcccgctgctgctgctgttgccgCTGCTCCTGGGG gtgtcccttggagGTGCCAAGGAGGCATGTCCCACGGGCCTGTTCACCCACAGCGGCGAGTGCTGTAAAGCCTGCAACCTGGGAGAGGGTGTAGCCCAGCCTTGCGGAGCCAACCAGACCGTGTGTGAGCCCTGCCTGGACA GCGTGACCTTCTCGGACGTGGTGAGCGCCACGGAGCCGTGCAAGCCGTGCACCGAGTGCGTGGGCCTGCAGAGCATGTCGGCGCCGTGCGTGGAGGCCGACGACGCCGTGTGTCGCTGCGCCTACGGCTACTACCAGGACGAGACGACGGGCCGCTGCGAGGCGTGCCGCGTGTGCGAGGCGGGCTCCGGCCTGGTGTTCTCGTGCCAGGACCGGCAGAACACCGTGTGCGAGGAGTGTCCCGACGGCACGTACTCGGACGAGGCCAACCACGTGGACCCGTGCCTGCCCTGCACGGTGTGCGAGGACACCGAGCGCCAGCTGCGCGAGTGCACGCGCTGGGCCGACGCCGAGTGCGAGG AGATCCCTGGCCGTTGGATTACTCGGTCTACACCTTCGGAGGGCTCGGACAGCACCGTCCCCAGCACGGAGGAGCCAGAGGTACCTCCAGAGCAAGACCTCATAGCCAGCACGGTGGCAGATGTGGTGACCACAGTGATGGGCAGCTCTCAGCCCGTAGTGACCCGAGGCACCGCCGACAACCTCATCCCTGTCTATTGTTCCATCCTGGCCGCTGTGGTTGTGGGCCTGGTGGCCTACATTGCCTTCAAGAG GTGGAACAGCTGCAAACAGGACAAGCAAGGCGCCAACAGCCGGCCCGTGAACCAGACGCCCCCGCCCGAGGGAGAAAAGCTCCACAGTGACAGTGGCATCTCTGTGGACAGCCAGAGCCTGCATGACCAGCAGTCCCACACGCAGACGGCCGCCGGCCAGG CCCTCAAGGGGGACGGAGGTCTCTACAGCAGCCTGCCATCAGCCAAGCGGGAGGAGGTAGAGAAACTGCTCAACGGCTCTGCGGGGGACACGTGGAGGCACCTGGCGGGCGAGCTGGGTTACCAGCCTGAGCACATAGACTCCTTCACCCGCGAGGCCTGCCCAGCCCGGGCCCTGCTCGCCAGCTGGGCCGCCCAGGACAGCGCGACGCTCGACGCCCTCCTGGCCGCCCTGCGCCGCATCCAGCGGGCCGACATCGTCGAGAGCCTGTGCAGCGAGTCCACGGCCACGTCCCCGGTGTGA